In Rhodopirellula sp. P2, the DNA window CGAACGCTTCCTTGGGCACGATCGTGCCTTCGGTGTAGTCCGTGTCACCCGGGTTGGCGATCTTGATGCACTTCTGCAAGTCTTGGTTGGCTTTGCGGAAGTGGAATCGGTCCATCACGCTACCTGGCAACAGGTTGGTGTCACCGGCGTTCTCGATCTTCACCTTGCGAAGCATGCGAGCGATGATGATTTCGCCGTGCTTGTCGTTGATTTCCACACGCTGGCTGCGATAGACCTGTTGGATTTCGTGCAGCAGGTATTGCTGAACGGCTTCTTCCCCGGTCACACGCAAGATGTCGTGAGGAACCAACGCTCCGTCGACCAGTGCTTGACCGGCCTTCACGATGTCGCCGGTGTGCACCAAGAAGTGCTTGCCGTGAGGCACCAAGTGCTCCCGTTCGATCCCTGATTCGCTGCGGACGATGATCGTTCGCTTGCCCCGTTTGCGTTCGCTGAGGATTTCGACTTCACCGTCGACTTCCGCGATCACAGCCGGATCCTTTGGCTTGCGAGCTTCGAAGATCTCGGTCACACGAGGCAGACCACCGGTGATGTCCGAGACGCCGCCCGTTTCACGAGGCATTTCGGCCAGGACCTTCCCGGGAATGACATCGTCGCCTTGGTTGACTGAGATCGTGGCCCGTTCGGGCAAGTACTGAGCGTGAAGCGGGCGACCGGATTCATCTTCGATGACCAACTGAGGGTGCAAGTCACCCTTGTGATCGATGATGGTCATCCGGGTGTTCCCGCTGGCTTCGCGATCCAGTCGCATCGTTTCGCCTTCGACCACGTCTTCGAAGCGAATCTTACCGGTCACTTCCGACAAAATCGGAATCGAGTACGGGTTCCATTCGCAGAGGACTTGGCCGGCGGTGACATGGTCGCCTTCTTTGACCATCAGCATGGCACCGGTTGGGATGTCATACGATTCGACTTCTCGGCCACGATCGTCGACCAGCATGATCTGGCCGTTCCGCGTCAGGACGATGTCGCGACCTTCCGCGTTCGTCACCGCTTTCATTCGTGTCAGGCGAACTTCACCATCACGAGCGGTCTTGATGTCCGACTCTTCGACCTGCTTGCTCACCGAACCACCGATGTGGAACGTCCGCATGGTCAGCTGTGTACCGGGTTCACCGATCGACTGAGCAGCGATGATCCCGACGGCCATGCCTTCTTCGACCATCGATCCGGTCGACATGTCCATGCCGTAGCAGCAGCGGCAAACACCCAGTGGTGCGTCACAAGACATCGGCGTGCGGACCTGGATCTTTTCCAGTCCCATCGCCTCGATGTTGCGAGCGATTTCGGGAGTGATCATTTGATCGGCTTCCACGATCACTTCATCGGTGACCGGGTTGACGATCGATTTCAGGCTGACACGACCGTTGATCGATTCTCCAAGCGAAACCTCGACCTTTTCACCACGGTAGACCACACCCTTGGTGATCCCTTGAGTGGTGCCGCAATCGTGCATTGTCACGACCACGTTTTGGGCCACGTCGGCGAGTTTCCGGGTGAGGTAACCGGAGTCAGCTGTTTTCAACGCCGTGTCGGCCAGACCCTTGCGGGCACCGTGCGTGGACGAGAAGTACTCGAGCACGGACAAGCCTTCACGGAAGTTTGCCTTGATGGGCGTTTCGATGATTTCACCGGTTGGCTTGGCCATCAGACCACGCATACCAGCGAGCTGACGAATTTGCTCAATACCACCCCGTGCACCCGAGTGCGACATCAAGAACACAGGGTTGATGTACCAACCGCCGGGGCGAATGTCGTTTTCCATCGCCGACATCATGTCGGCCGTGATGGCTTCGCGAGCGTGGGTCCAAGCATCCAGAACCTGGTTGTAGCGTTCTTTGCCGGTCATCAAACCGCGGTCATAAGCCTTCTTGTGCTTCATGACCTCTTTTTCAGCTTCTTTGATGAACTGCAATTTGGTGTCTGGGGTCACCAAGTCATCGGTCGCGAACGACAGACCACTGCGGGTGGATTCCCGGAAACCGGTTTGCATCATGTCATCGAGCAAGTGAATCGTGGCTTTCCGCCCGAGACGCTGGTAGCAGTCACTGATCGACTTGGCCAAGTCGCTGCTACGCATGGCACGGTTGTAGAAATCCATCCCCACGGGCAGCATTTCGTTGAAGCGAACGCGACCTGGAGTGGTGTCGATGACGGCGCCGTATTCGCCGGTTTCGTCATCGGTCTTCAGTTTTTGGTACTTCGGCAGACGCAATTTGATTCGCGTGTGCAACTTCACGACGCCTTGAGCCAACGCGTAGTCGACTTCTTCGTAGGTGCTGAACGTCATGCCCTCGCCCTTTTGATCGGGCATCTCGACGGTCATGAAGTAGCAACCCATGACGATGTCCTGCGAAGGACTCATGATGGGCTTCCCGTTCGAAGGTGCGAACACGTTGTTGGTGCTCATCATCAACGTGTGGGCTTCGACTTGCGCTTCGATTGAAAGCGGCAAGTGAACGGCCATCTGGTCACCGTCGAAGTCAGCGTTGAAGCCTTTGCAAACCAACGGGTGCAAGTGGATGGCGTTGCCTTCCACCAGGGTTGGTTCGAAGGCTTGAATCCCCATCCGGTGCAACGTGGGTGCTCGGTTGAGCAACACAGGGTGGTTCGTGATGACTTGCTCGAGGATATCCCAAACCTCTTCGTCTTTTCGTTCGAGCATCTTCTTGGCTGACTTGATCGTGTCAGCGTGGCCGAGCTCTTTCAAACGACGAATGATGAACGGTTGGTACAGTTCGAGCGCGATCTTCTTGGGCAAGCCGCATTGGTGCAGCTTCAAGCGAGGACCGACCACGATGACCGAGCGAGCGGAGTAATCGACTCGTTTGCCCAGCAGGTTTTCACGGAAACGACCTTGTTTCCCCTTGATCATGTCGGTCAAGGATTTCAGCGGACGGTTGGACGACCCGAGGACGGGACGCTTGCAACGGTTGTTGTCAAACAACGCATCGACCGATTGCTGCAGCATTCGCTTTTCGTTGCGAATGATGACTTCGGGAGCGTTCAGATCGACCAGTTTCCGCAACCGGTTGTTGCGGTTGATGATCCGGCGATACAGGTCATTGAGGTCCGACGTTGCAAAGTTACCGCTGTCCAGCAGCACCAACGGACGCAAGTCGGGAGGAATGACGGGGATGACGTCGAGAACCATCCACTCGGGGCGGTTGTCGCTGTCACGGATCGACTCCACGATCTTTAGGCGGTTGATCAGGTCCTTCTTCTTTTGCTTGCTGCCGGTTTCCGCCAAATCAACCCGCAGTTGATCGGACAGCGTGACCAGGTCCAGCTTGTTCAGCAGGTCGCGAACCGCTTCGGCGCCCATGTCGGCTTGGAAGCTGCCGGTGCCGTACTGTTGGCGGGCGGCACGGTATTCTTCTTCGGTCAGGAGTTGCAGGATTTCCAGGTCGGTGTCCTTGGGATCCGTGACCACGTAATCCTGGAAGTAGATGACCTTTTCCAGCGAGCTGGTTTTCATCGCGAGCAGGTTGCCCAATCGCGACGGCATGGCTTTGAAGAACCAAATGTGAACGACGGGAGCGGCCAGTTCGATGTGCCCCATGCGTTTCCGACGCACGCGGCTGTGAGTGACCTTCACGCCGCAACGGTCGCAGATCATCCCCTTGTACTTCATCCCACGGTATTTGCCGCAGGCACATTCCCAGTCCTTTTCAGGGCCAAAGATGCGTTCGCAGAACAGACCGTCTTTTTCGGGACGGTAGGTTCGGTAGTTGATCGTTTCGGGTTTTTTAACCTCACCGAACGACCAGGCCTTGATGTCTTGTGGTCGCGCCAACGAGATACGGACGGAGGCGTAATCGTTGATGCGATCGTAGTTGCTGGTTTCGCCAATGGACATTCTGAGAAGCTCCTAGCTATTAGCAGTTCGCTGCTAGCTCTTTTGCTGGTGCAATGGATGTTGGGAAGAAGGTCGGAAGACGGGGGTGAGTCATTCTTCTGACGCTTGAGTTCGAAAACCGGGCGAGTTCGAGAGACGGCAGTGTCTCGGGTTCGCCCGTTCAGGCCAGCGTGATGCTGGCCCGAACAACCAAAGCCACTGGCTCAAGGCCAGTGGCAAATGGCTTCCTTAGATCGGTCGTTTCTCGAGTTGCATGTTCAGGGCCAAGCCGCGGATTTCGTTGGTCAACACGTCGAAGCTGGCAGGTGTGCCGGCCTCCAGGGTGTTTTCTCCCTTGACCATCGATTCGTAGATCTTGGTTCGACCTTCCACATCGTCGGATTTCACCGTCAGCAGTTCTTGCAGGATGTAAGCGGCACCGTATGCCTCCAACGCCCAAACTTCCATCTCGCCGAAGCGTTGGCCGCCGAAGCGAGCCTTGCCACCGAGTGGTTGCTGCGTGATCAACGAGTAAGGTCCGGTGCTGCGGGCGTGGACTTTGTCGTCGACCAAGTGGTGAAGCTTCAACATGTAGATGTAGCCAACCGTGGTTTCTTGCTCCATCGGCTCACCCGTTCGACCGTCGGTCAAGCGAATCTTTCCGTGAGCAGGCAAACCAGCTTCGGCCAAGCAGTCGTTGATTTCCGATTCGCTGGCACCGTCAAAGATCGGTGTGAGTGCTTGGAAGCCAAGCTTGGCTCCCGCCCAACCCAAGTGCGTTTCCAAAATCTGACCCACGTTCATCCGACTGGGAACTCCCAGCGGGTTGAGCATGATCTGAATCGGTGTTCCATCTGGCAAGAACGGCATGTCTTCGATCGGAAGGATCTTAGCGATCACACCCTTGTTACCGTGACGACCGGCCATCTTGTCACCGACGCTGATTGTGCGTTTGGTCGCGATGTAAATCTTGACCATTTGCAGCACGCCCGAGCGAAGTTCATCGCCTCGTTTCATGCTGTTCAACCTGCGATCGCGTTCGTCGATGGCTTGTTCGACGTTCTGCCACTGAGTTTGGTGAACCTTCTCAGCTGCCTTGCGTTTTTCTTCGTCTTCGATTTGTTCGAGGACGAGTTCCAAGCGGAAGCTGGTGGCTCGCTCGGCAACGAACTTCGGATCTTGTCCGTCGGCCAAGGGGGTGCCAGTGGAGTCCTTCAGTTTGGTTTCGGCGGCTTCTTCCAGGTCGCGAATCAACGACTCAAACGTGCTGGCAATTTCTTCGTTGCCTTCCGTTTCGTGTTGTTTCAGTTCCCGTTCGAATTCCTTCCGCTCGTCTTCGCCAAGGCTCATCCGGCGGCTGAATTTGTGCGTGTCGATCACGATGCCTTCGATGCCCGATGGCACTTCCAGCGAATCGTTCTTCACGTCTTCTCCAGCACGGCCGAAGATGGCGTGCAGCAGTTTTTCTTCGGGCGTCAGCTCGGTCTTGCTCTTCGGTGAAACCTTGCCAACCAAAATGTCGCCAGGCTTCACGTAGGTGCCGACCTGGACGATTCCAGTGTCATCCAAGTTCCGCAGAGCTTTTTCGGAGACGTTCGGGATGTCTCGCGTGAATTCTTCGCGACCCAGTTTGGTCTCGCGAATTTCAACGTCGAAATCTTCGATGTGGATCGAGGTGTACGTGTCGTTTCGCACCAGCTCTTCGCTGATGATGATCGCATCCTCGTAATTGAATCCGTCGAACGACATGAAGCCGACCAGGACGTTTCGTCCGAGTGCCAATTCGCCCTTTTGAGTGGCGGCACCGTCAGCGATGATCTGGCCCTTTTCGACCTTGTCACCCACCATGACGAGTGGTTTTTGGTTTTGGCAGGTTCGTTCGTTGAGCCCTTGGTACTTCTTCATCGCGTAGTGATCGCTGCCGATTTCGATGCGGGTGGCATCGCAGTAGGTCACTTTGCCGGCGCGTCGAGCACGCACGACCATCGCGCTGTTCTTAGCGACTTCACGCTCCATTCCGGTCCCGACAATCGGTGGTTCGGTGACCAGCAATGGGACGGCTTGCCGCTGCATGTTGGATCCCATCAAAGCACGGTTGGCATCATCGTGCTCGAGGAACGGAATCAAACCAGCCGAGACACCCACCATTTGAGCGGGAGCCACGTCCATGAAGGAAACCTGTTCTGGCATCACGATCTCAAAGTCGCTACGGAAGCGAGCGATCATGTTGGGGCCAGGAACCAAGGCACCGTCTTTGACTTCGGTGTCGGCAGGTGCAACGTACGATTCGCCTTCTTCGTCCGCACGCAGCCAAACGACTTCGTCGCTGACTTTGCCTTCGACCACTTTGCGGTACGGCGTGCAAAGGAAT includes these proteins:
- the rpoC gene encoding DNA-directed RNA polymerase subunit beta'; amino-acid sequence: MSIGETSNYDRINDYASVRISLARPQDIKAWSFGEVKKPETINYRTYRPEKDGLFCERIFGPEKDWECACGKYRGMKYKGMICDRCGVKVTHSRVRRKRMGHIELAAPVVHIWFFKAMPSRLGNLLAMKTSSLEKVIYFQDYVVTDPKDTDLEILQLLTEEEYRAARQQYGTGSFQADMGAEAVRDLLNKLDLVTLSDQLRVDLAETGSKQKKKDLINRLKIVESIRDSDNRPEWMVLDVIPVIPPDLRPLVLLDSGNFATSDLNDLYRRIINRNNRLRKLVDLNAPEVIIRNEKRMLQQSVDALFDNNRCKRPVLGSSNRPLKSLTDMIKGKQGRFRENLLGKRVDYSARSVIVVGPRLKLHQCGLPKKIALELYQPFIIRRLKELGHADTIKSAKKMLERKDEEVWDILEQVITNHPVLLNRAPTLHRMGIQAFEPTLVEGNAIHLHPLVCKGFNADFDGDQMAVHLPLSIEAQVEAHTLMMSTNNVFAPSNGKPIMSPSQDIVMGCYFMTVEMPDQKGEGMTFSTYEEVDYALAQGVVKLHTRIKLRLPKYQKLKTDDETGEYGAVIDTTPGRVRFNEMLPVGMDFYNRAMRSSDLAKSISDCYQRLGRKATIHLLDDMMQTGFRESTRSGLSFATDDLVTPDTKLQFIKEAEKEVMKHKKAYDRGLMTGKERYNQVLDAWTHAREAITADMMSAMENDIRPGGWYINPVFLMSHSGARGGIEQIRQLAGMRGLMAKPTGEIIETPIKANFREGLSVLEYFSSTHGARKGLADTALKTADSGYLTRKLADVAQNVVVTMHDCGTTQGITKGVVYRGEKVEVSLGESINGRVSLKSIVNPVTDEVIVEADQMITPEIARNIEAMGLEKIQVRTPMSCDAPLGVCRCCYGMDMSTGSMVEEGMAVGIIAAQSIGEPGTQLTMRTFHIGGSVSKQVEESDIKTARDGEVRLTRMKAVTNAEGRDIVLTRNGQIMLVDDRGREVESYDIPTGAMLMVKEGDHVTAGQVLCEWNPYSIPILSEVTGKIRFEDVVEGETMRLDREASGNTRMTIIDHKGDLHPQLVIEDESGRPLHAQYLPERATISVNQGDDVIPGKVLAEMPRETGGVSDITGGLPRVTEIFEARKPKDPAVIAEVDGEVEILSERKRGKRTIIVRSESGIEREHLVPHGKHFLVHTGDIVKAGQALVDGALVPHDILRVTGEEAVQQYLLHEIQQVYRSQRVEINDKHGEIIIARMLRKVKIENAGDTNLLPGSVMDRFHFRKANQDLQKCIKIANPGDTDYTEGTIVPKEAFEQTNAEVEAMGGTPAKGKRCKSATASTQLLGITKAAVQSNSFISAASFQETTKVLTEAALAGKVDKLVGLKENVILGHLIPAGTGFRIFQESEVNYRREALEELSQAPVSALEESFPLLGGDGETASTTSSTNEGE
- the rpoB gene encoding DNA-directed RNA polymerase subunit beta translates to MATTTQRRLEPTSIRKFGTGLGQFDLPDLTALQTVSYAAFLQEDAASNARKDHGLESVLREIFPIASYDGNTTLEYLYYELGKPRYTIQECRQLRLTYGRPLRIWLRLNREEPIEEEVYLGDLPIMLGGGEFIINGAERVVVSQLHRSPGVDFVLEQDTTTDRKLPSCRVIPERGSWIEVNVTKKDALTVRIDQSGKFAATMLLRAMDPKYSTDADLLSAFYETGTIKVNGGKDSTKIENKIAVDDVVYPSGHERAGEIIVEAGYKITTELSETICNAGVTSVEAMDLPKVPLIFNTLADDNTASHEEALLRIYQRLRPGNPPQLEKARTLFQEKFYDDNRYRLGKVGRFRLNRKLDLGVEETVMTLRPDDMIAAIRYLIDLFDADSGAEIDDIDHLGNRRLRTIDELASEELRKGFLKLRRTVQERMSVKDAQDMTPRSLINPKSVSAAIDFFFGRGELSQVVDQTNPLSQLAHERRLSALGPGGLNRKRAGFEVRDVHISHYGRICPIETPEGTNIGLISSLAIYAGVDDYGFLCTPYRKVVEGKVSDEVVWLRADEEGESYVAPADTEVKDGALVPGPNMIARFRSDFEIVMPEQVSFMDVAPAQMVGVSAGLIPFLEHDDANRALMGSNMQRQAVPLLVTEPPIVGTGMEREVAKNSAMVVRARRAGKVTYCDATRIEIGSDHYAMKKYQGLNERTCQNQKPLVMVGDKVEKGQIIADGAATQKGELALGRNVLVGFMSFDGFNYEDAIIISEELVRNDTYTSIHIEDFDVEIRETKLGREEFTRDIPNVSEKALRNLDDTGIVQVGTYVKPGDILVGKVSPKSKTELTPEEKLLHAIFGRAGEDVKNDSLEVPSGIEGIVIDTHKFSRRMSLGEDERKEFERELKQHETEGNEEIASTFESLIRDLEEAAETKLKDSTGTPLADGQDPKFVAERATSFRLELVLEQIEDEEKRKAAEKVHQTQWQNVEQAIDERDRRLNSMKRGDELRSGVLQMVKIYIATKRTISVGDKMAGRHGNKGVIAKILPIEDMPFLPDGTPIQIMLNPLGVPSRMNVGQILETHLGWAGAKLGFQALTPIFDGASESEINDCLAEAGLPAHGKIRLTDGRTGEPMEQETTVGYIYMLKLHHLVDDKVHARSTGPYSLITQQPLGGKARFGGQRFGEMEVWALEAYGAAYILQELLTVKSDDVEGRTKIYESMVKGENTLEAGTPASFDVLTNEIRGLALNMQLEKRPI